A section of the Aphanothece sacrum FPU1 genome encodes:
- a CDS encoding Mrp/NBP35 family ATP-binding protein: MLDTKSILDVLRPVQDPELQKSLVDLNMIRNVAVDGGKVSFTLVLTTPACPLREFIVQDCQKAVKQLPGVETVEVAVTAETPQQKALPNQQSVFGTKNIIAISSGKGGVGKSTVAVNVAVSLAQLGAKVGLLDADIYGPNVPTMLGLENVDIKVDKGQQGDILEPAFNYGVKMVSMGFLIDPDQPVMWRGPMLNGIIRQFLYQVNWGSLDYLVVDMPPGTGDAQLTLAQAVPMAGAVIVTTPQTVSLLDARRGLKMFQQLGVNVLGIVENMSYFIPPDLPDRTYDLFGSGGGEKTSKELNVPLLGCIPLEIALREGGDSGVPIVMSSPESASAKALKAIAQQIAAKVSVAALT, encoded by the coding sequence ATGCTCGACACCAAATCTATTTTAGATGTATTACGTCCCGTTCAAGACCCTGAACTACAAAAAAGTTTAGTAGACTTAAATATGATTCGCAATGTCGCTGTAGATGGAGGTAAAGTCAGTTTTACCCTGGTTTTAACCACCCCTGCTTGTCCTTTGCGAGAATTTATTGTACAAGACTGTCAAAAAGCAGTTAAACAGTTACCCGGAGTAGAAACAGTTGAGGTAGCAGTCACGGCCGAAACTCCCCAACAAAAAGCATTGCCCAACCAACAATCTGTATTTGGGACTAAAAATATTATTGCCATTTCTAGTGGAAAAGGAGGGGTAGGAAAAAGTACCGTAGCAGTAAATGTAGCCGTTTCTTTAGCCCAACTAGGAGCAAAAGTTGGTTTACTAGATGCCGATATTTACGGGCCAAATGTCCCGACAATGTTAGGTCTAGAAAATGTTGACATTAAGGTAGACAAAGGACAACAAGGAGACATTTTAGAACCCGCTTTTAATTATGGGGTAAAAATGGTATCTATGGGCTTTTTAATTGACCCTGATCAACCTGTAATGTGGCGTGGCCCCATGCTTAATGGCATTATTCGTCAGTTTCTTTATCAAGTTAATTGGGGTTCTTTGGATTATTTAGTAGTAGATATGCCCCCAGGAACCGGAGATGCTCAATTAACCTTAGCACAAGCAGTTCCTATGGCCGGGGCCGTCATTGTTACCACACCGCAAACAGTGTCTTTATTAGATGCTCGTCGCGGTTTAAAAATGTTTCAACAATTAGGTGTCAATGTGTTAGGAATTGTCGAAAATATGAGTTATTTTATTCCTCCAGATTTACCAGATCGTACCTATGATTTATTTGGTTCTGGTGGAGGTGAAAAAACCTCAAAAGAGTTAAACGTTCCCCTATTAGGCTGTATTCCTCTGGAAATCGCCCTTAGAGAAGGAGGAGATTCTGGGGTTCCTATTGTCATGTCCTCTCCTGAGTCGGCCTCCGCTAAAGCGTTAAAAGCGATCGCTCAACAAATTGCCGCTAAAGTTTCCGTGGCCGCTTTAACCTAA
- a CDS encoding HepT-like ribonuclease domain-containing protein encodes MSKIDDITRLQHMKDAAIQAKDFINGCDRQTLNNNQMLVFALIKAVEIIGEAAANISLECQQKNPQIPWSNIIGMRNRLVHAYFSIDLDILWNTVTIKLDPLIEELEVLLMHKRQ; translated from the coding sequence ATGTCCAAAATTGATGATATCACTCGTCTACAACATATGAAAGATGCTGCAATTCAAGCAAAAGATTTTATTAATGGGTGTGATCGCCAGACTCTTAATAATAATCAAATGTTAGTATTTGCCTTAATTAAAGCTGTAGAAATTATTGGTGAAGCAGCAGCAAATATTTCTTTAGAATGTCAACAAAAAAATCCACAAATTCCTTGGTCTAACATTATTGGTATGCGAAACCGTCTTGTTCATGCTTATTTTTCTATTGATCTTGATATTCTTTGGAATACAGTAACTATCAAATTAGACCCCTTAATAGAAGAACTAGAGGTTCTCCTAATGCATAAGAGACAATAA
- a CDS encoding nucleotidyltransferase family protein: MPTQENLPILLPQNKIKAFCQQYKIQKLSLFGSVLRKDFTTESDLDFLVEFLPEAKITYFDLAQMERELSLILDGRKIDLRTPAELSHYFRQEVLEIALVQYYVQN, encoded by the coding sequence ATGCCTACTCAAGAAAATTTACCTATTCTACTGCCACAAAATAAAATTAAGGCATTTTGTCAACAATATAAAATTCAGAAATTGTCATTATTTGGTTCGGTTTTACGGAAGGATTTTACCACGGAAAGTGATCTTGACTTTTTGGTAGAGTTTCTTCCTGAAGCCAAGATCACTTATTTTGATTTAGCTCAAATGGAAAGAGAACTTTCGCTAATACTTGATGGTAGAAAAATTGATTTACGGACTCCAGCAGAATTAAGTCATTATTTTCGTCAAGAAGTTTTGGAAATAGCTTTGGTACAATATTATGTCCAAAATTGA
- a CDS encoding WecB/TagA/CpsF family glycosyltransferase: MKTVNILDVAIHNLSIVDLLEQLTHKGGVVVTPNVDHLMKLRYDQELQSVYQQSDYRICDSKIVQYASKFLGTPIQEKISGSDLFPAFYQHNKANASIKIFLLGAQEGIAQQAQEKINQKVERNIIVDTYSPEFGFEKDEEECQRIVARIKESGATVLAVGLGAPKQEKWINKYKHQLPNIKIFLAIGATIDFEAGYKPRSPKWMSEVGLEWLHRLLSEPRRLWKRYLIESMPFFWLIFQQKIRQQSLLSRIFPKPKDVKSQDNLSLRKV; encoded by the coding sequence ATGAAAACAGTTAACATCCTTGATGTCGCCATTCATAACCTTTCCATCGTCGATCTTTTAGAACAGCTTACCCATAAAGGGGGCGTAGTTGTAACGCCTAATGTAGACCACCTCATGAAGTTGCGCTATGATCAGGAACTCCAGAGTGTATATCAACAGTCCGATTATCGGATTTGTGACAGTAAGATTGTTCAATATGCCTCTAAATTTTTAGGAACACCGATACAAGAAAAAATTTCTGGTTCTGATTTATTTCCAGCTTTTTATCAACACAATAAAGCGAATGCATCAATTAAGATATTTTTATTAGGGGCGCAAGAAGGTATTGCTCAACAAGCTCAAGAAAAAATCAATCAAAAAGTAGAACGAAATATTATTGTTGATACTTATTCTCCTGAGTTTGGTTTTGAGAAAGACGAAGAAGAATGTCAAAGAATTGTGGCACGAATTAAAGAATCAGGGGCGACGGTTTTGGCGGTAGGTTTGGGTGCGCCTAAACAGGAAAAATGGATTAATAAATACAAACACCAATTACCTAATATTAAAATTTTCTTGGCTATTGGCGCAACTATTGATTTTGAAGCAGGATATAAACCTCGTTCTCCTAAATGGATGAGCGAAGTTGGACTAGAATGGTTACATCGTTTGCTATCGGAACCTAGGCGTCTTTGGAAAAGATATTTAATTGAAAGTATGCCTTTTTTCTGGTTAATTTTTCAGCAAAAAATTCGTCAGCAATCTCTCTTATCTCGAATTTTTCCTAAGCCCAAAGATGTTAAATCTCAAGATAATTTGTCATTGAGAAAGGTTTAG